Sequence from the Ancalomicrobiaceae bacterium S20 genome:
TTCCTCGGGGTTCTTGGCCTTCACGAGCTTTTGAGCATGCTCGAACACCGCCGCGACATTCTCTTCGGCGAGCGAGAGCACCTTGCGGTTCATCTCGAGCGCGCCGGCCTGGATCGTCGTGGCCGAGGTCTCGGCCTTGCTGGCCGCCTGCTGGGTGGCATGGATGAAGTCGTCGAACGCCTTCTTCGCCTGATCAACGCTCTTCTCGGCGAAGGCGCGCATCTCGGTGGGGATCTCGAACTTGTCGGCAGCCATGGTGTTCCTCCCTGTCGGTTCGGCGCGCCGGATGGCGAACCGGATGCTTGTTACGACTGATCATGTTGCAATGCAACATAATGCTGCATTGCAACATCGCGCGGTTAACCGTCTCGACGGGAACCGCACCGGGACCGGTCCGAGCCGATGGACCAGGATCACCGTTCCTTTATATTAATGCGCGGTTAACCGGGCCGTCAGCCCCGCAGCTCGCGTGATCGTCGCCGATCGTGGTTGCCGACGGTCGCCCGGGGGTGGCAGCGGATCGGACCCGGACCGATCGGTCGGGGATCGCGGCGTTCGCGCGGGGCGCGGGCGATGCCGGAATGGTCCGGAAGGAGCCGGGGTGGTCCGGACGGAAATGGTGCGGAAGGACCAGGGGACGGTATGAAGACCAGGTTCGAGATCCTTTCGCTCGCGGCCCTGCCCGCCGTCGCCCGACGGTTCGAGGACGGTCGGCCCCTGCTGGTTTTCGCGGAGGACGGCCGCACGCTGCTCGCCGCCAACGCCGGCGGCTTCGCGCGCATCGGCGCCACCACGGCGGAGGCGCGCCGCGCCGCGGTCGGTGGGGCCGTCGCCGGGCTCGACGCCCGTCTCGCCGATCGGGTCGCGCGGTTCGCGGCCGACGCCGAGGTTGGCGCGACCGCATCCGAGCTGCTGCGCTATTTCCAGGGCTTCAAGCCTGTGCTGGTCCAGATCGGGCTCGAGAAGGCTGCGAGCCCGGAGGCCGGCGTCGCCGTGCTGCTGACCTTCGAAGCGGCCGGCACGCGTTCGGCGGAGGTGGGCGACATCGGCGCGGCGCTCGACGGGTTCACCGGCGCGGACGGCCTGGTCGCGGCCTTCGATGCCGAGGGCGACGTGCTGGCGGCGAGCGGCGATCACGGGGTGCTCGACGACGCGCATGAAGAGATCGAGGCCATCGTCGAGGCCGCCGACCATCTGCCGCTGCATGCGGCGACGGTCGAGAAGGCCGGCACCGCGCGCGATGTCGCGGTGGTGACCGTGCCGGGCGAGGGGCGTGTGCGCCGGTTGCTCTATGTCGGCGGCGTGCGCCCGGCCCCGGCCATGTCTGCGAGCCAGGATGCGTCAGCCGAGAGCCCGGTGGCTCCGGTCGCGAGCGCCGAAGGCGAAGCGGCTGCGGCTGACGACGTGCCTCTCGTGGATACGGCTCCTGTCGAGCTCGTTCCTGGCGAGCTCGTTCCTGGCGGGACTGGGACGGTCGGCGCGGTTGATGCCTACTCTGCATTCGTCGTTCCCGCGGCTGAGACGCCGCCGCCGGTGTTCGACCGCGATCATCTGATGAGCGACGCGTCCACGGGGGCGGCGTCGGAAGCCGACGCGGACGGCGAACCCGGATCGGTCGAGTTCCTGGCCGAGGCGTTGCCGGTCGATCATCCGGTGGTGGCGGTCGAGCCGCCGAGTGCGGTGCTGCTCGCCGGTTTGGAGACCGCGACGCCGTCGCAGCCCTATCCGGCCATGACGGAGGCCGAGCTCGGCGAGGCGATCGGCTTCGCCACCGGACGGACGTCGGTTGGCGCACCGGCCGAAGCCGGGCCGGGCCTCGAGCCGACGACCGCTCCTCCAGACACGGTGGCCGAGGCGCCGAGCGGCTTCCGCTTCCGTGCCTCGGATCGCACAATCAAATTCGCCTGGCAGATGGACGCCGAGCGGCGCTTCACCTTCGTCTCGGATCTGCTCGCCTCGGCGGTCGGCCCGCGCGCAGCCGACATCGTCGGCCGCACCTGGTCGGAGGTCGCAACGGCCTACGGCCTCGATCCCGACGGCGGCATCGCCCGCTCGCTCGACCGCCGCGACACCTGGAGTGGCCGCACGGCGCTCTGGCCGGTCGAGGGCGAGGCCCTGCGCGTACCGGTCGATCTCGCCGCGCTGCCGGCCTTCGGCCGTTCGCGCAGCTTCGAGGGCTATCGCGGTTTCGGCACGATCCGCGCGAACGAGACCGTGCCGGATCCGACCGGCTTCGGCCTGATCCTCGCGGGCGCCGTTGCCGTCGCGGAGGAGGGCGACGGGGCGCCGGCTCCGTCGGACGAGCATACTCCGTCTGATGGGAAGG
This genomic interval carries:
- a CDS encoding phasin family protein encodes the protein MAADKFEIPTEMRAFAEKSVDQAKKAFDDFIHATQQAASKAETSATTIQAGALEMNRKVLSLAEENVAAVFEHAQKLVKAKNPEEIARLHSDFLKAQMATFGEQARLIGDAAAATVSGIAEQAKKG